A genomic window from Pungitius pungitius chromosome 12, fPunPun2.1, whole genome shotgun sequence includes:
- the LOC119220042 gene encoding neurabin-2-like, with amino-acid sequence MMKTEPPAAPGGNGGSGSSNLRSPSPHRNAYEAGLAALKKATDHFNNAANGGAGPAPKPAPLPRPTGRGRKYGSNVHRIKNMFMQMQSPGDEEDGDKMIGVEQSVKLSLPRASSLNENVDHSALLKLGATVSERVNRFDSKPGGDGGGFSKLQETRRIFEQRTLQEKQAATNRILLKKERASGFQDSRLDVVARFNGSTEALDRLDDPPAPAPAPLPAPAEAPLPAPALTAAAASVGLGDAVSPTVSQLSAVFEKTDPQNNVANVALPQRRSGPALPPKPKPPARTEATGRKGTTLPLGNEDDEEMVAGGVSTRWAEDQPEETLQRISGEAMASEEKEGFTQSGDNPPNSSYSSLSSSSSGVKPELEGRPTATEARGSSTVAAPERDGSTGGSEAGARLVQAEVHASLENGEKEPPGSSPSSEEEEKGVESERRGEEEDNDEDGSRKEDYSEGDLVDISAYSGLGEEDSGGSQLDDEDDEEEEEPYQPETSCSEIPGLPEEEEPPPPNRKIQFSTGPITVFTTYSNEDYDRRNDDVDPMAASAEYELEKRVEKLDLFPVELEKDSEGLGISIIGMGAGADMGLEKLGIFVKTVTDGGAAQRDGRILVNDLIVEVDGTSLVGVTQSLAASVLRNTSGTVSFVIGREKPGEQSEVAQLIQQTLEQEKWQREMMEQRYKQYMDDDEETGEYATDEEEEMSPVFPNSIEVFDLAENPDTLSPVELDPEKLAHKFKELQIKHAVTQAEIQLLKRKLAHAEQDKLRWRMERAQLEQNIRDSKERMEKLEGYWMEAQSLCKAVDEHLKETQGQYQTLERKYSKAKRLIKEFQQKEIEFLKKETAQRRAQEESEVTHKEEAENLQEKITDLETKVDALKTPNPS; translated from the exons ATGATGAAGACCGAACCCCCGGCGGCCCCGGGGGGCAACGGCGGCAGCGGGAGCTCAAACCTGCGGAGTCCCTCGCCCCACCGCAACGCCTACGAGGCGGGCCTGGCGGCGCTCAAGAAGGCCACCGACCACTTCAACAATGCCGCAAACGGAGGCGCCGGCCCCGCCCCCAAACCCGCTCCTCTGCCTCGCCCCACCGGGAGGGGCCGGAAATACGGTTCCAATGTCCACCGCATCAAGAACATGTTCATGCAGATGCAGTCGCCTGGCGACGAGGAGGACGGAGACAAAATGATTG GGGTCGAGCAGTCGGTGAAACTGTCCCTGCCGAGGGCGTCCAGCCTCAACGAGAACGTCGACCACAGCGCTCTGCTCAAGCTCGGGGCCACGGTCTCAGAGAGGGTCAACCGCTTTGACTCGAAACCGGGCGGAGACGGTGGGGGCTTCTCCAAACTCCAGGAGACCAGGAGGATCTTCGAACAGCGGACTCTACAG GAGAAGCAGGCCGCCACCAACCGGATCTTGCTGAAGAAGGAGCGTGCATCGGGCTTCCAGGACAGCCGTCTCGATGTTGTGGCTCGCTTCAACGGTTCCACTGAGGCTTTGGACCGACTGGACGACCCCCCGGCCCCGGCCCCGGCTCCTCTCCCGGCTCCGGCTGAGGCTCCTCTACCGGCTCCGGCTCTTACCGCTGCCGCAGCTTCAGTTGGGCTCGGGGACGCCGTCAGCCCCACCGTGAGCCAGCTCAGTGCGGTGTTTGAGAAGACCGACCCGCAAAACAATGTCGCCAATGTCGCCCTCCCCCAGCGTCGGTCAGGCCCCGCCCTACCACCCAAGCCCAAACCTCCAGCCAGAACGGAGGCTACCGGAAGGAAG gGGACAACGCTCCCTCTGGGtaacgaggacgacgaggagatGGTGGCGGGCGGCGTGAGCACCCGGTGGGCAGAAGATCAACCAGAAGAGACTCTGCAGAGGATCTCAGGGGAAGCCATGGCCAGCGAGGAGAAGGAAGGGTTCACACAGTCAGGAGACAATCCCCCCAATTCCTCCTACTCCTCgttgtcctcctcttcttcgggAGTCAAGCCAGAGTTGGAGGGCCGGCCGACGGCGACTGAAGCCAGGGGCTCAAGTACGGTGGCCGCCCCGGAGCGAGACGGCTCCACCGGGGGTTCTGAAGCTGGTGCCAggctggtgcaggcggaggTCCACGCCTCGCTGGAAAACGGGGAAAAAGAACCTCCGGGgtcttctccctcctcagaggaagaggagaaaggagtGGAGTCTGAGAGgaggggcgaggaggaggataaCGATGAGGATGGCTCAAGGAAAGAGGATTACTCGGAGGGCGACCTGGTGGATATCAGCGCGTACAGCGGACTTGGGGAGGAGGACTCTGGGGGCAGCCAGCTAGACGACGAGgacgatgaggaagaggaggagccgtATCAGCCGGAGACCAGCTGCTCCGAGATCCCGGGTCtccctgaggaagaggagccccCTCCACCAAATAGGAAGATTCAGTTCAGCACTGGGCCAATTACG GTGTTCACCACCTACTCCAACGAAGACTACGACCGGCGTAACGATGACGTGGACCCCATGGCGGCCTCGGCCGAGTACGAGCTGGAGAAACGGGTGGAGAAGTTGGACCTGTTTCCTGTGGAGCTGGAGAaag ACAGCGAGGGGCTGGGGATCAGTATCATAGGAATGGGTGCAGGAGCTGATATGGGTTTGGAGAAACTGGGGATCTTTGTGAAGACGGTCACCGACGGAGGAGCTGCACAGAGAGACGGCAG gatCCTGGTGAACGACCTCATCGTGGAGGTTGACGGGACCAGCCTGGTGGGCGTCACCCAGAGCCTCGCTGCCTCCGTCCTCCGCAACACCAGCGGCACCGTCAG CTTCGTGATTGGTCGGGAGAAGCCCGGGGAGCAGAGCGAGGTGGCTCAGTTGATCCAGCAGACCCTGGAGCAGGAGAAGTGGCAGCGGGAGATGATGGAGCAGAGATACAAGCAGTACAtggacgacgacgaggag ACGGGGGAGTATGCGaccgacgaggaggaggagatgagtcCCGTGTTTCCCAACTCCATTGAGGTCTTCGACCTGGCCGAGAACCCGGACACGCTGTCTCCCGTGGAGCTGGACCCCGAGAAGCTGGCCCACAAATTCAAAGAG CTCCAGATTAAACATGCAGTCACACAGGCGGAGATCCAGCTGCTGAAGAGGAAG CTGGCTCACGCGGAGCAGGATAAGCTGCGCTGGCGGATGGAGCGCGCTCAGTTGGAGCAAAACATCCGGGACAGTAAAGAGAGGATGGAAAAGCTGGAGGGCTACTGGATGGAGGCGCAGTCGCTGTGTAAG GCGGTGGACGAACACCTGAAGGAAACCCAGGGTCAGTACCAAACCCTGGAGAGGAAATACAGCAAAGCCAAGAGGCTGATTAAAGAGTTCCAGCAGAA gGAGATTGAGTTCCTGAAGAAGGAGACGGCTCAGCGTCGGGCACAAGAAGAGAGCGAGGTGACACACAAAGAGGAGGCGGAGAACTTGCAGGAAAAG ATTACCGACTTGGAGACCAAAGTGGATGCCCTGAAGACCCCCAACCCCTCCTAG